A single Hemitrygon akajei chromosome 29, sHemAka1.3, whole genome shotgun sequence DNA region contains:
- the LOC140718198 gene encoding complement C1q subcomponent subunit C-like: MESRCITPMLLLVLLGLLVSSSETKSGIPGIPGSHGVPGMPGRDGRDGPKGAKGEPGLAGSVNARGEYGEKGNQGMPGPIGKRGRRGPDGDNGDPGTIGEKGEKGRSGDHKSTLKSAFSAKRGGHEYPPRDSPIRFTRIISNDQGHYDSSTGVFTCNITGHYYFVFHASSDNDLCMIMKTNGLNKAAFCSHGEFEQVSSGGIVLHLLTNDKVWLEATDYNALIGKEDHDSVFSGFLLFPD; this comes from the exons ATGGAATCCAGATGTATTACGCCGATGCTGCTATTGGTACTGCTGGGATTATTGGTATCTAGTTCAGAAACAAAATCAGGAATTCCTGGGATACCTGGATCTCATGGAGTACCAGGAATGCCTGGCAGAGATGGCAGAGATGGTCCAAAAGGAGCAAAAGGAGAACCAG GGCTCGCAGGTTCGGTAAATGCTCGTGGTGAATATGGTGAGAAAGGTAACCAAGGAATGCCGGGCCCAATCGGGAAAAGAGGACGGAGAGGACCAGATGGTGACAACGGAGATCCTGGTACAATtggagagaaaggggagaagggAAGATCAGGAGATCATAAGAGCACATTGAAATCGGCCTTTTCCGCTAAAAGGGGTGGGCATGAATACCCACCTCGAGATTCCCCCATCAGGTTCACTAGAATCATCTCCAATGACCAAGGCCACTATGACAGCAGCACGGGTGTGTTCACCTGCAACATAACAGGCCATTATTACTTTGTGTTCCATGCTAGTTCTGATAATGACTTGTGTATGATAATGAAGACGAATGGATTAAATAAAGCAGCCTTCTGCAGTCATGGGGAATTTGAACAGGTCAGTTCAGGAGGTATTGTCCTTCACTTGTTGACCAATGACAAGGTCTGGCTTGAAGCAACAGATTACAATGCCTTGATAGGGAAAGAAGACCATGACAGTGTCTTCAGTGGGTTCCTTCTCTTTCCAGACTAA